One segment of Zhihengliuella halotolerans DNA contains the following:
- the folB gene encoding dihydroneopterin aldolase: MADRIALTGITATGHHGVFEHEKRDGQPFVVDIVLHTDIRPAAASDDLTLTTHYGELAELVTEHIASGPFDLIETLTENIAAAVLAGFELVDAVDVTVHKPKAPIEVPFGDVAITIHRERGRS; the protein is encoded by the coding sequence GTGGCCGACAGGATCGCGCTCACGGGGATCACGGCGACCGGCCACCACGGGGTCTTCGAGCACGAGAAGCGCGACGGCCAGCCGTTCGTCGTCGACATCGTCCTGCACACCGACATCCGGCCCGCGGCGGCGAGCGACGATCTGACGCTGACGACCCACTACGGGGAACTGGCCGAACTGGTCACGGAGCACATCGCCTCCGGGCCGTTCGATCTGATCGAGACGCTGACGGAGAACATCGCCGCGGCCGTCCTCGCGGGCTTCGAGCTCGTCGACGCCGTCGACGTCACGGTGCACAAGCCGAAGGCGCCGATCGAGGTGCCGTTCGGCGACGTCGCGATCACGATCCACCGCGAGCGGGGGCGGTCATGA
- the folE gene encoding GTP cyclohydrolase I FolE: MNQTPPAEGFQVDQSRIRAAVREILEAVGEDPDRDGLQDTPARVAKAYAEFFSGLHGEPGEILGTTFDIDHSELVLVKDIPFYSTCEHHLVPFHGAAHVGYIPGDDGHVTGLSKLARLVDLYARRPQVQERLTTQIAEALCEHLDPRGVIVVVECEHMCMSMRGVQKPGARTVTSAVRGQLRETATRAEAMSLILGK, from the coding sequence ATGAACCAGACCCCGCCCGCGGAGGGCTTCCAGGTGGACCAGTCGCGCATCCGCGCGGCCGTGCGCGAGATCCTCGAGGCGGTCGGCGAGGATCCGGACCGCGACGGGCTGCAGGACACTCCGGCGCGCGTGGCCAAGGCCTACGCCGAGTTCTTCTCCGGCCTGCACGGCGAGCCGGGCGAGATCCTGGGCACGACCTTCGACATCGACCACAGCGAGCTCGTTCTGGTCAAGGACATCCCGTTCTATTCGACGTGCGAGCACCACCTGGTGCCGTTCCACGGGGCCGCGCACGTCGGGTACATCCCGGGCGACGACGGCCACGTGACAGGCTTGAGCAAGCTGGCCCGGCTCGTCGACCTGTACGCGCGGCGCCCGCAAGTCCAGGAGCGGCTGACGACCCAGATCGCCGAGGCGCTGTGCGAACACCTGGACCCGCGCGGCGTGATCGTCGTGGTGGAGTGCGAGCACATGTGCATGTCGATGCGCGGGGTGCAGAAGCCCGGCGCGCGCACGGTCACCTCCGCGGTGCGCGGGCAGCTCCGAGAAACAGCGACCCGGGCCGAGGCCATGAGCCTCATCCTCGGTAAATAA
- a CDS encoding PH domain-containing protein, with protein sequence MNRGTHQVPEGDAAVVADDQKAIDPEGVDWLRVDPAYVKVRFIGVLIGGAVWLLITSVPLVLMLTGLWGGYPEWLAWLLPGVAVVWTLVDLIITNRRVRAIGYAERDDDLLVRQGILFKKVLVVPYGRMQYVDVQMGPVDRAFGLCKVQLHTAASDVTATIPGVTTDEGARLREQLSARGEARLAGL encoded by the coding sequence ATGAACAGGGGTACGCACCAGGTGCCGGAGGGTGACGCCGCGGTCGTCGCGGACGATCAGAAGGCCATCGACCCGGAGGGCGTCGACTGGTTGCGCGTTGATCCGGCCTACGTGAAGGTCCGGTTCATTGGCGTGCTGATCGGCGGCGCCGTCTGGTTGCTGATCACCTCCGTGCCGCTGGTCCTCATGCTGACAGGCCTCTGGGGCGGCTACCCGGAGTGGCTCGCGTGGCTGCTCCCCGGGGTCGCCGTGGTCTGGACGCTCGTGGACCTGATCATCACCAACCGGCGGGTCCGCGCGATCGGGTACGCCGAGCGCGACGACGACCTCCTGGTCCGCCAGGGCATCCTGTTCAAGAAGGTCCTCGTCGTCCCCTACGGCCGCATGCAGTACGTCGACGTGCAGATGGGCCCCGTGGACCGCGCGTTCGGCCTGTGCAAGGTCCAGCTGCACACGGCCGCGTCCGACGTCACCGCGACCATTCCGGGCGTCACCACCGACGAGGGCGCCCGCCTGCGCGAGCAGCTCTCCGCCCGCGGCGAGGCGAGGCTGGCGGGGCTGTGA
- a CDS encoding ABC transporter ATP-binding protein — MDHGTGKGVAAVDTVLLRTDALTAGYGTGEVCGPVDLTLQPGQTLGVIGANAAGKSTLLRTLSGGQLPLAGTVTLDGRSVDAASIGYRRAVAMVFDEDAYFPTLTVGEHLELVASGHGARDPRAAVARELDFFGLENAGDSLPGHLSSGQRRRFLLAAAFIRPSRLLFLDEPEQRLDQVMRDRLARRLSDRAASGTAIVFATHDVALLAAVAQRVLRIGPGALRPAPAGTEE; from the coding sequence ATGGACCACGGAACCGGAAAGGGTGTCGCAGCCGTGGACACCGTGCTGCTGCGGACCGACGCTCTGACGGCCGGGTATGGGACGGGCGAGGTCTGCGGTCCCGTCGATCTGACCCTGCAGCCGGGCCAGACGCTCGGCGTCATCGGCGCGAACGCCGCTGGCAAATCCACCTTGCTCCGCACGCTAAGCGGCGGGCAGCTGCCACTCGCCGGCACGGTCACGCTCGACGGCCGATCCGTGGATGCTGCTTCGATCGGCTACCGTCGGGCAGTGGCCATGGTGTTCGACGAGGACGCCTATTTTCCGACGTTGACCGTGGGTGAGCACCTGGAGCTCGTCGCGTCCGGGCACGGAGCCCGCGACCCTCGCGCCGCAGTCGCCCGGGAACTCGACTTCTTCGGCCTCGAGAACGCCGGGGACTCACTCCCGGGGCACCTCTCGTCGGGGCAGCGCCGCAGATTCCTCCTCGCTGCGGCCTTCATCCGGCCCAGCCGTCTCCTGTTTCTCGACGAGCCCGAACAGCGATTGGATCAGGTTATGCGCGATCGGCTGGCCCGCCGGTTGAGCGACCGGGCGGCCTCTGGCACCGCGATCGTGTTCGCCACGCACGACGTGGCCCTGCTCGCCGCGGTTGCGCAGCGCGTCCTCCGCATCGGGCCGGGGGCGTTGCGGCCGGCCCCCGCGGGCACCGAGGAATGA
- a CDS encoding DUF3180 domain-containing protein yields the protein MSTIRPLLLALIAVVTAVLGWGASLLTAANSLPSPVLHATSLITIGAGTLITLVLGLRVRAYQRQRSEFRDRERRRQAGEQGHARGAEKPVEISPVLAARTLVLAQALAYAGAVILGWHAGVLVDLLGVARVGSDSVTLSLIMIGAAGLMSVVGWAVEQFCKVPPGDGPQPGPDGARGESNGDEQGYAPGAGG from the coding sequence ATGAGCACCATCCGTCCGCTCTTGCTGGCCCTCATCGCCGTCGTCACCGCCGTCCTCGGGTGGGGCGCGAGCCTGCTCACGGCCGCGAACAGCCTCCCGTCGCCCGTCCTGCACGCCACGAGTCTCATCACGATCGGCGCCGGCACCCTCATCACCCTCGTTCTGGGGTTGCGGGTCCGCGCGTACCAGCGTCAGCGATCCGAGTTCCGGGACCGGGAACGACGGCGGCAGGCCGGCGAGCAAGGGCATGCGCGCGGAGCAGAGAAGCCCGTCGAGATCAGCCCGGTCCTGGCCGCGCGGACGCTCGTGCTGGCGCAGGCTCTCGCCTACGCGGGGGCCGTGATCCTCGGCTGGCACGCCGGCGTCCTTGTCGACCTGCTCGGAGTCGCCCGCGTCGGCTCGGACTCCGTGACGTTGTCTCTCATCATGATTGGTGCCGCCGGTCTCATGAGTGTGGTGGGATGGGCGGTGGAGCAGTTCTGCAAGGTGCCGCCGGGCGACGGCCCGCAGCCAGGCCCCGACGGGGCGCGAGGGGAGAGCAATGGAGATGAACAGGGGTACGCACCAGGTGCCGGAGGGTGA
- the folP gene encoding dihydropteroate synthase, whose product MNLAAVPGTGPATSPLPVIRPSKVKKFEDLPTGRTVIMGVLNVTEDSFSDGGRFLDTEDAIKQGLRLLYSGADIIDVGGESTRPGATPVDPGLEAKRVLPVVEALTKAGAIVSVDTMHVSTARAAVKAGAHIINDVSGLTHEAGMPELVAELGVPYVLMHRRGEAENMHDFAHYDDVVGEVLAELGDLRERFLDAGVKPEQLIIDPGLGFAKEAPHNWALLHRLGEFEAFGHRVLIGTSRKRFLGSLLSNGGVPAAAEARDAATAATSALAAAAGVWGVRVHDVEASYDAVKVATAWVHGGSGEPAQDA is encoded by the coding sequence ATGAACCTCGCAGCCGTCCCCGGGACAGGTCCCGCGACCAGCCCGTTGCCCGTCATCAGGCCGTCCAAGGTGAAGAAGTTCGAGGACCTGCCGACGGGGCGCACCGTGATCATGGGCGTCCTCAACGTCACCGAGGATTCCTTCAGCGACGGCGGCCGCTTCCTCGACACCGAGGACGCCATCAAGCAAGGCCTGCGCCTTTTGTATTCCGGCGCGGACATCATCGACGTCGGCGGCGAGTCCACGCGACCGGGCGCCACGCCTGTCGACCCGGGTCTTGAGGCCAAGCGCGTCCTCCCCGTCGTCGAGGCTCTGACGAAGGCCGGCGCCATCGTGTCCGTCGACACGATGCACGTCTCCACTGCGCGCGCGGCCGTCAAGGCCGGCGCCCACATCATCAACGACGTCTCGGGGCTCACGCACGAGGCCGGGATGCCGGAGCTCGTCGCCGAGCTCGGCGTGCCGTACGTGCTCATGCACCGCCGCGGCGAGGCGGAGAACATGCACGACTTCGCCCACTACGACGACGTCGTCGGCGAGGTCCTGGCCGAGCTCGGCGACCTGCGCGAGCGCTTCCTCGACGCCGGCGTCAAGCCCGAGCAGCTCATCATCGATCCGGGCCTGGGCTTCGCGAAGGAGGCCCCGCACAACTGGGCCCTGCTGCACCGGCTCGGCGAGTTCGAGGCCTTCGGCCACCGGGTGCTGATCGGCACGAGCCGCAAGCGCTTCCTCGGTTCGCTGCTCTCCAACGGCGGCGTCCCCGCCGCCGCTGAGGCGCGCGACGCCGCCACCGCGGCGACGAGCGCGCTCGCGGCCGCCGCCGGCGTGTGGGGCGTGCGCGTGCACGATGTCGAGGCTTCGTACGACGCCGTCAAGGTCGCTACCGCCTGGGTCCACGGCGGTTCTGGCGAACCTGCGCAGGACGCCTGA
- a CDS encoding DUF6297 family protein, which yields MRPTAVGATFDPWAFTRAIERRAQTENRWDRLGDLYLYALALLLLLAFVAGAVVSLREELRTGGHALVDVGLVSQQTAFCALALWGTLHVARLMITLGPLGATRAQAAWWFPLPVSRRPVLRRIATRRFLSFFAAGAVAWLPFGLAAGEASSVGYEGPPGSALLAGSAAAGLLVMTTAVGAALVQAFGIQRIARRALTAAAVLAMVGLAAEALVGAVSGEPPASVAWAVLPSSLPLQLGFGEPAGSSAPAGICALLLASGLGWIVVDRRLEHFEVAELVRAGAVSAHAAAALETMEYRQAAVALHQGPSSATRRGARLLAAAWGRGAAAALVAADAVVLLRSRAILRSAVVSLALPGLMMVVDGGNSVVPLALAGAVSVGVMVHAAATPVRVSTGTRGLPELLPLGAGAVGRVRTIVPAILLIAWGALFGTFFGAAVLGTGGSLAMSAVIGAATGWGLSGAAVKSAGPQAQPIDELFAPGAELQASSAALGRIGRGYGLAVIALMPLGLYLSAGQLWALPVAVAVGGFCWWAGASTGTLDR from the coding sequence ATGAGGCCGACGGCGGTCGGCGCCACCTTCGACCCGTGGGCGTTCACCCGGGCCATCGAACGCCGCGCGCAGACTGAGAATCGGTGGGACCGGCTCGGCGACCTCTATCTCTACGCGCTTGCGCTGCTCCTGCTGCTGGCTTTCGTGGCCGGCGCCGTCGTCTCCCTCCGCGAGGAGCTCCGCACGGGCGGGCACGCTCTCGTCGATGTCGGGCTGGTGTCGCAGCAGACGGCGTTCTGCGCTCTCGCGCTGTGGGGGACCCTCCATGTCGCACGGCTGATGATCACGCTGGGCCCCTTGGGCGCCACGCGTGCGCAGGCGGCGTGGTGGTTCCCGCTTCCCGTGTCCCGCAGACCCGTCCTTCGGCGGATCGCCACCCGCCGCTTCCTGTCCTTCTTCGCCGCCGGCGCAGTGGCCTGGCTTCCGTTCGGGCTGGCCGCCGGCGAAGCCTCCTCCGTCGGCTACGAGGGGCCGCCCGGCAGCGCGCTGCTCGCGGGGTCTGCGGCGGCGGGTCTGCTGGTCATGACGACGGCGGTGGGAGCGGCTCTGGTACAGGCGTTCGGTATCCAGCGGATCGCACGGAGGGCGCTGACGGCCGCGGCAGTGCTCGCCATGGTTGGGCTCGCCGCAGAAGCGCTGGTCGGTGCCGTCAGTGGGGAGCCGCCAGCATCCGTGGCGTGGGCAGTACTGCCGTCCTCACTGCCGCTCCAGTTGGGCTTCGGGGAGCCTGCGGGGTCCTCGGCGCCCGCTGGAATCTGCGCGCTCCTGTTGGCGAGCGGACTCGGATGGATCGTCGTCGACCGGCGGCTGGAGCACTTCGAGGTTGCCGAACTCGTCCGCGCCGGGGCGGTGAGTGCCCACGCCGCGGCGGCTCTCGAGACCATGGAGTACCGCCAGGCGGCCGTCGCCTTACACCAGGGGCCGTCCTCCGCCACTCGGCGCGGTGCCCGCCTCCTCGCAGCGGCGTGGGGCCGGGGCGCCGCCGCGGCGCTCGTCGCGGCAGATGCCGTCGTGCTGCTGCGTTCGCGCGCGATCCTGCGATCGGCGGTGGTCTCTCTGGCACTCCCGGGGCTGATGATGGTCGTGGACGGCGGCAACAGCGTCGTCCCGTTGGCCCTCGCAGGTGCCGTTTCTGTCGGAGTGATGGTGCATGCCGCGGCGACGCCGGTGCGGGTGTCGACCGGCACTCGCGGGCTTCCGGAGCTCCTGCCGCTCGGTGCCGGTGCTGTGGGGCGCGTCCGAACCATCGTCCCGGCGATCCTCTTGATCGCGTGGGGTGCGCTCTTTGGCACCTTCTTCGGCGCGGCGGTCCTCGGCACCGGCGGCTCGCTCGCGATGAGCGCCGTCATCGGGGCGGCCACGGGGTGGGGACTTTCCGGCGCGGCCGTGAAGTCCGCAGGTCCCCAGGCTCAGCCGATCGACGAGCTTTTCGCGCCGGGAGCCGAGCTTCAGGCGTCGTCCGCAGCGCTCGGGAGAATCGGGCGCGGATACGGCCTCGCCGTCATCGCGCTGATGCCGCTTGGACTCTATCTTTCGGCCGGTCAGCTGTGGGCACTCCCCGTGGCGGTCGCCGTTGGCGGGTTCTGCTGGTGGGCGGGTGCGTCGACCGGAACTCTGGACCGTTGA
- the folK gene encoding 2-amino-4-hydroxy-6-hydroxymethyldihydropteridine diphosphokinase, protein MTHAQHVSAVLALGSNLGERSDTLSVAVGDLIAHPDVRLIQVSEVVQTRPVGGPGDQPDFLNMVMEVETTLAPLDLLAHCQDVENRHHRVREVRWGPRTLDIDIITHDQTRLETEKLTIPHPRAAERAFVLQPWAWMDPDATLDGVPVAELAARAADLDGLRLYDPETDEVGG, encoded by the coding sequence ATGACTCACGCGCAGCACGTCAGCGCGGTGCTCGCGCTCGGCAGCAATCTGGGCGAGCGCAGCGACACGCTCTCGGTCGCGGTCGGCGACCTCATCGCCCATCCCGACGTCCGGCTGATCCAGGTTTCGGAGGTCGTGCAGACCCGCCCTGTCGGCGGCCCCGGGGACCAGCCCGACTTCCTGAACATGGTGATGGAGGTCGAGACCACGCTCGCCCCGCTCGACCTGCTGGCCCACTGCCAGGACGTCGAGAACAGGCACCACCGGGTCCGCGAGGTCCGCTGGGGACCGCGCACGCTCGACATCGACATCATCACCCACGATCAGACGCGCCTCGAGACCGAGAAACTGACGATCCCGCACCCGCGCGCCGCCGAGCGCGCGTTCGTGCTGCAACCGTGGGCCTGGATGGATCCGGATGCGACGCTGGACGGAGTACCCGTCGCCGAGCTCGCCGCGCGGGCCGCCGACCTCGACGGCCTGCGCCTCTACGACCCGGAGACCGACGAGGTGGGCGGCTAG
- a CDS encoding VOC family protein, whose product MTLKLGFIGIVTNDMAASLAFYRALGVSIETDQDDAPHVDAELDEGVKIAWDTVETIRGFDPAFAPATGGHRIALAFDKGTPAAVDAAFATLINAGYTGHVEPWDAHWGQRYATLLDPDGNSVDLYAELAAN is encoded by the coding sequence ATGACACTAAAACTCGGCTTCATCGGCATCGTAACGAACGACATGGCGGCTTCCCTCGCCTTCTACCGCGCTCTGGGCGTATCCATCGAGACGGATCAGGACGACGCACCCCACGTGGACGCGGAGCTCGACGAGGGCGTGAAAATCGCCTGGGACACAGTGGAGACTATCCGCGGATTCGACCCGGCTTTCGCCCCCGCGACCGGAGGACACCGCATCGCGCTGGCCTTCGACAAAGGAACGCCGGCTGCAGTCGATGCGGCCTTCGCCACGCTCATCAACGCCGGCTACACCGGGCACGTCGAACCCTGGGACGCGCACTGGGGGCAGCGGTACGCCACTCTGCTCGACCCGGATGGGAACTCGGTCGACCTCTACGCCGAGCTCGCCGCAAACTGA
- the ftsH gene encoding ATP-dependent zinc metalloprotease FtsH: MNVKKIFNSWVIWVLIGAAALIIFLPTLTGGNAGRVDTSVGLELLEDNKASEAKIFDGDQRVDLTLKDNFRYEGSDLGKEVSFYYSEARADDVVAAMNAADLEGFTDQPVQSNWFVSMLGFLIPFLLIALLFWFLMSRASGGGGKVMQFGKSKAKLITKDMPQVTFVDVAGAEEAVEELHEIKEFLQEPAKFQAVGAKIPKGVLLYGPPGTGKTLLAKAVAGEAGVPFYSISGSDFVEMFVGVGASRVRDLFEQAKNNSPAIIFVDEIDAVGRHRGAGVGGGNDEREQTLNQLLVEMDGFDVNTNVILIAATNRPDVLDPALLRPGRFDRQVPVEAPDLAGREKILQVHAKGKPMVDDIDLHAVAKKTPGYTGADLANVLNEAALLTARSNAQLVDDRALDEAIDRVMAGPQKRTRLMKEHERKVTAYHEGGHALVAAAMNNSAPVTKITILPRGRALGYTMVVPEDDKYSVTRNELLDQLAYAMGGRVAEEIVFHDPSTGASNDIEKATGIARKMVTQYGMSRRIGTVKLGSGGGEPFLGRDGGQGRDYSEDMATIVDEEVRELLDAAHEEAYRVLTANRKVLDRLAVELLERETLNQKEIADIFHDLVKMDRRAIWLFHDDRPVSEDGPVQSLKERREAAAAAAGEQAGEQEGDDDEQYSGGGVTDIPGVSDPVDNQPGGRPGGLPSGSEPAGRDSSGDHGTGQDDDGR; this comes from the coding sequence ATGAACGTCAAGAAGATCTTTAACAGCTGGGTCATCTGGGTGCTCATCGGCGCGGCCGCGCTGATCATCTTCCTGCCCACGCTGACTGGGGGGAACGCCGGCCGGGTCGACACGAGTGTCGGTCTCGAGCTGCTCGAAGACAACAAGGCCAGCGAGGCCAAGATCTTCGACGGCGACCAGCGCGTCGACCTCACGCTGAAGGACAATTTCCGGTACGAGGGTTCCGACCTGGGCAAGGAGGTCTCGTTCTACTACTCCGAGGCCCGCGCCGATGACGTCGTCGCGGCGATGAACGCCGCCGACCTCGAGGGGTTCACCGACCAGCCGGTGCAGAGCAACTGGTTCGTCTCGATGCTGGGCTTCCTGATCCCGTTCCTGCTGATCGCCCTGTTGTTCTGGTTCCTGATGTCCCGCGCCTCCGGCGGGGGCGGCAAGGTCATGCAGTTCGGCAAGTCCAAGGCCAAGCTCATCACCAAGGACATGCCGCAGGTGACCTTCGTCGACGTCGCCGGTGCCGAAGAGGCCGTCGAGGAACTGCACGAGATCAAGGAATTCCTGCAGGAGCCGGCGAAGTTCCAGGCCGTCGGCGCCAAGATCCCCAAGGGCGTGCTCCTGTACGGGCCCCCCGGCACGGGCAAGACCCTGCTGGCCAAGGCCGTCGCCGGTGAGGCCGGTGTGCCGTTCTACTCGATCTCCGGCTCCGACTTCGTCGAGATGTTTGTCGGTGTCGGCGCCTCCCGCGTTCGCGACCTTTTCGAGCAGGCCAAGAACAACTCGCCCGCCATCATCTTCGTCGACGAGATCGACGCCGTCGGCCGCCACCGCGGCGCCGGCGTCGGCGGCGGCAACGACGAGCGTGAGCAGACCCTGAACCAGCTGCTCGTCGAGATGGACGGTTTCGACGTCAACACGAACGTCATCCTCATCGCGGCGACCAACCGCCCGGACGTGCTGGACCCCGCGCTGCTGCGCCCCGGACGTTTCGACCGCCAGGTCCCGGTTGAGGCCCCCGACCTCGCCGGCCGCGAGAAGATCCTGCAGGTGCACGCCAAGGGCAAGCCGATGGTCGACGACATCGACCTGCACGCCGTCGCCAAGAAGACCCCGGGCTACACGGGTGCCGACCTGGCCAACGTGCTCAACGAGGCTGCGCTCCTGACGGCCCGCTCCAACGCGCAGCTTGTCGACGATCGCGCCCTCGACGAGGCGATCGACCGCGTCATGGCCGGCCCGCAGAAGCGCACCCGGCTCATGAAGGAGCACGAGCGCAAGGTCACGGCGTACCACGAGGGCGGCCACGCGCTCGTTGCCGCCGCGATGAACAACTCGGCCCCGGTCACGAAGATCACGATCCTTCCCCGCGGCCGCGCCCTGGGCTACACGATGGTGGTCCCCGAGGACGACAAGTACTCGGTCACGCGCAACGAGCTGCTCGATCAGCTCGCCTACGCGATGGGCGGACGCGTCGCTGAGGAAATCGTGTTCCACGACCCCTCGACCGGCGCATCGAACGACATCGAGAAGGCCACCGGCATCGCCCGCAAGATGGTCACCCAGTACGGCATGAGCCGCCGCATCGGGACGGTGAAGCTCGGCTCCGGCGGCGGCGAGCCGTTCCTCGGGCGCGACGGCGGTCAGGGTCGCGACTACTCGGAGGACATGGCGACGATCGTCGACGAGGAGGTGCGCGAGCTGCTCGACGCCGCCCACGAGGAGGCCTACCGGGTCCTCACGGCCAACCGCAAGGTCCTCGACCGGCTGGCCGTCGAGCTGCTCGAGCGCGAGACCCTGAACCAGAAGGAGATCGCCGACATCTTCCACGATCTGGTCAAGATGGACCGCCGCGCCATCTGGCTCTTCCACGACGACCGCCCGGTCTCGGAGGACGGCCCCGTGCAGTCGCTCAAGGAGCGGCGCGAGGCCGCGGCGGCCGCAGCAGGGGAGCAAGCAGGGGAACAGGAGGGCGACGACGACGAGCAGTACTCGGGCGGCGGCGTCACCGACATCCCCGGCGTCAGCGACCCCGTCGACAATCAGCCGGGCGGCCGTCCCGGCGGGCTGCCCAGCGGGTCCGAGCCCGCGGGCCGCGACTCCTCGGGCGACCACGGCACCGGGCAGGACGACGACGGCCGGTAG
- a CDS encoding helix-turn-helix domain-containing protein, with product MYSEIRLPPGEALWRSNGSAGGVVIPADGCVDLILRDGQEAVAGPSTRWLASGPDGANGSFGLRFPPGRARHLLGVDLHRVADQIVLLEDLVNRGRAMQLREAMIPLEAGPGPTSALSLIAAEVAGSSRWSEAVRRAAFEEAPAKDVSATMSGSDRSFRRRMLATFGYGYATLVRLERARRAQWLLRSGSTIAAAAAETGFADQPHLSREFRRLVGRSPAQFAASSA from the coding sequence GTGTACTCAGAGATTCGACTGCCGCCAGGGGAGGCGTTGTGGCGCTCCAACGGCAGTGCCGGCGGGGTGGTCATACCCGCCGACGGATGCGTCGACCTGATCCTTCGGGACGGCCAAGAGGCCGTGGCTGGGCCCTCGACGCGGTGGCTTGCATCGGGTCCCGACGGGGCCAACGGGTCGTTCGGTCTCAGGTTTCCGCCGGGGCGAGCGCGCCATCTGCTCGGCGTGGACCTCCATCGGGTCGCTGACCAGATCGTTCTACTTGAGGATCTCGTCAACCGTGGCCGCGCGATGCAGTTGCGCGAGGCGATGATTCCACTTGAGGCCGGGCCGGGGCCCACCAGTGCTCTGTCCTTGATTGCGGCAGAGGTCGCAGGATCGAGCCGCTGGTCCGAGGCCGTGCGCCGCGCAGCCTTCGAAGAGGCCCCGGCGAAGGACGTTTCGGCGACGATGAGCGGTTCCGACCGTTCCTTCCGCCGCCGGATGCTCGCAACTTTCGGTTACGGGTACGCCACCCTCGTGCGACTCGAACGAGCGCGACGGGCGCAGTGGTTGCTGCGGTCCGGATCGACGATCGCAGCGGCCGCTGCGGAAACTGGTTTCGCCGACCAGCCCCATCTTTCTCGGGAGTTCCGGCGACTGGTCGGCCGGAGCCCAGCTCAGTTTGCGGCGAGCTCGGCGTAG